From Dreissena polymorpha isolate Duluth1 chromosome 15, UMN_Dpol_1.0, whole genome shotgun sequence, a single genomic window includes:
- the LOC127860758 gene encoding coadhesin-like translates to MRTHLQVIYIGLAALTLSATYALQCFSCHGVNDTSACIAKVECAASQACYHRKQNVPSGENVDMGCLDSAFCTNIGGIIGRSVPQSRGSVCTECCSTDYCNDQLCYHSQPSDCVDDETVDCARLSSLFNICTGDYEHAALVCPRFCSLCNYKNGHWAEWSPWSSCSITCGNATLTRTRTCTNPPPSSHGKPCPGASLDFMSCVRSPCPVDGGWGSWTQWSSCTTTCGIGLQNRDRACDNPPPKLFGDHCFGSSVDFRTCLTRACSDGGWSTWSLWSSCSATCGGGLHIRSRECSNPAPSPYGQPCHGPNVDSGLCSTQQCPQDGNVNIGYWSTWTAWSTCSSTCPGGERTRQRYCSNGVGCVGNDQQSMSCNNGNACVRLTSGRLEINIYGEWGTVCDDNFDTNAAQVACRMLGQSTSNALVIQPPAGLSVMPILLDDVICNGRESSLLQCTHLPIGHNNCGHGEDVGVSC, encoded by the exons ATGAGGACACACTTACAAGTCATATATATAG GATTGGCTGCGCTAACGTTATCTGCAACGT acgcCCTGCAGTGCTTTAGTTGCCATGGAGTCAACGACACCAGCGCGTGCATAGCCAAGGTAGAATGTGCTGCAAGTCAG GCGTGTTATCACCGGAAGCAGAACGTGCCGTCTGGGGAAAATGTCGACATGGGTTGCCTCGACTCAGCG TTTTGCACAAACATCGGTGGTATAATCGGCCGATCCGTGCCTCAGTCCCGTGGGTCAGTCTGTACGGAATGTTGCTCGACGGACTACTGTAACGACCAACTCTGCTACCACAGTCAGC CCTCTGACTGTGTGGATGATGAGACAGTGGACTGTGCCAGGCTGAGCTCGCTATTCAACATATGTACAGGCGACTATGAACATGCCGCACTGGTCTGCCCAAGGTTCTGCAGCCTATGTAACTATA AGAACGGCCATTGGGCGGAATGGTCCCCCTGGTCATCCTGTTCGATCACTTGCGGTAACGCAACGTTGACGCGGACAAGGACGTGCACAAACCCTCCACCCTCATCCCACGGGAAGCCATGTCCGGGGGCCTCGCTGGACTTCATGTCCTGTGTCCGCAGTCCTTGCCCAG TGGATGGAGGTTGGGGAAGCTGGACCCAATGGTCCTCGTGCACAACCACGTGCGGTATCGGGCTGCAGAACCGAGATCGAGCTTGCGACAACCCGCCACCTAAGCTGTTCGGGGACCACTGCTTCGGAAGCTCCGTTGACTTTCGAACATGCTTGACGAGGGCATGCTCAG ACGGCGGTTGGAGCACATGGTCACTATGGAGTTCCTGTTCAGCCACATGCGGTGGTGGTCTGCACATCCGGTCTCGCGAGTGCTCGAACCCCGCACCATCACCGTACGGCCAGCCGTGCCACGGACCTAACGTGGACTCCGGACTGTGCAGCACACAGCAGTGTCCACAGGACGGCAATGTCAACATTG GCTATTGGTCCACGTGGACAGCATGGAGCACTTGCTCAAGCACGTGCCCTGGCGGGGAGCGAACACGTCAGCGTTATTGTAGCAATGGTGTAGGGTGCGTTGGCAACGATCAACAATCGATGAGCTGCAATAACGGAAACGCTTGTG TCCGCCTTACATCCGGGCGCCTGGAGATAAACATTTACGGAGAATGGGGCACGGTATGCGATGACAACTTTGATACCAACGCCGCACAGGTCGCATGCAGGATGCTGGGACAGTCCAC GTCCAATGCTCTGGTTATCCAACCTCCAGCCGGTCTCTCAGTTATGCCCATTCTTCTGGACGACGTCATATGCAACGGGAGGGAAAGCTCGCTGCTCCAGTGTACCCATCTCCCCATAGGACATAACAACTGTGGACACGGGGAGGATGTGGGCGTGTCGTGTTAA